Within Phycisphaerae bacterium, the genomic segment AGCGCCTCGGCCTCGACCTTTTCGGGCATTTTGGCTTTTTTGATATTTTTGCTGATTTGCCTGAGCTCTTCGGTTTGCAAGTCGCCCTTGCCAAGCTCGGACTGGATGGCTTTTAATTGTTCCTGCAGGAAATATTCGCGCTGACTTTTATCCACCGCTTCTCTTACCCGGCCTTGGATTTTGTGACTGAGCTCGAGGACTTCCAGATTAGCTGCCAGAGCGGCGGATATTTCTTCGAGGCGCTTGGTGGCGTCGAGCTCTTCGAGCAAGTGCTGTTTTTTTGCAGGGTCGAGGTTGAGATTGGCTGCCAGGAAATCGGCCAAGGCGGAGGGATTTTCGATATTTTCCAGCAGCACAGAAGCCTCTTCGGGGATATTCGGGCTTAATGCTATGACGCGATTTGCCGTCTGGCGGACGCTGACGATGAGCGCCTGAAGTTTTTTTGTCGTTTTAGTCTGGACATCGAGCTGCTGCACCACGGCTTTTAGATATGGCTCCGTGGCTATCGGTTTTACGATTTTGAAACGGACTATACCGTGGACTATAATGTTAATCGAGCCCTGCGGTATTTTTATTAGCTTTAGGATGGAGGCGGCGGTCCCCACGGAGTAGATGTCGCTGAACTTCGGTCTGTCAGTTTGAGGGTTGTGCTGCGTGACGAGCCCTATGATGGATTCATTGGGTTTGATGTCGGCAAGCAGGTTTTTGCTTCTCTCCCGTCCAATTGACAACGGCATTACCGTGCCCGGATAGGCGACAGCATTTCGAATCGGCAAAATGCTGATTACCTCCGGCAGTTTGAACTCGTGGTTGTGCTCACGCGATTCTGAGGTTTCGTTGTGCAGATAGCGTTCAAAGCCTGGAGGGTCTTCTACGGCCATTCCGAATGGCCAACTACTGTGGGGAAATAACAGGTTTTCCGGGTTGCCTGGCATTTTATTTATATCGGTTATTTTTGATACAAAGTGTGATAATAAATGGTTAACAGGACGAATGCAAATAATAAAGTTGACGATTTAAAACGAGAAATGCAGATTAAATACTTTCTGGTTTAGGTATGGTTTACTTCTCACTTCAATTCAACTGTTGACCTTCAGAATAGGTATCCTGCGAAGCTTTAATGACAATTGGGCTAATAACGCCGCTCGGCAGCAGCTCATCGAGGTCCGGCGTGATGTTAATGACGCCGATATCGCCCGGCTCGGTTGTCTCCGAACCGCCGTCATCTGCAGTTGCTCCGATGTTGCTGACGTATCCGCTCGAGTAGCTGCTGGTGTCATACATCGAAATGACCGTTCCGTAAATTTCAGCATTGCCTCGAATATCCACAATGCCGCCGACGATTGCGCCGGTAAGAACATTGTTCTCGCCGTTGTTAGGGTTGGTGTTGCCGAGGTTCACGTTAAAGTTCGGCGCAAGAATCGTTGCGGGCACATTGGTGTTGTTCTGGAAGGTTTCTTCGCCGGTGAAATACAGGCAGTTTCTCATCCACCAGTTGGTGCTGTTCGCATAGTCGGGCGTGTTGGTAATGATGGGGCCGTTAAATGTACAGTTCTCAAACCGTACATTATTGTAAGTGCTGCCGGTCGTGCTGCAGTCAAGGTATAGAATGCCTTCGAACGTGCAGTTCTTAAAAAGTGTGCTTTTCAGGACGCCGCTGCTGATTGAGTAAGCAGAAACTTTTTTATTTGAAAATGTCTGATTTTCATATTTATAGCGGGATAGTTTCTGGCTTCCGGAAGAAGACGGCAGACTATAATTGCCTGCTGCATGCGGAAAGTATTCCGTTACAGTGGGAATGCCGGTGATGGAAAGGGCGGTCGTTTGAGCTTGGTACTGGCTGGTGTCATAATCGCTTATTTTCATTCCGGGCATATCGACGGCTTTATCGCCGTAGTTGACATTATAGCCGATGTCGTCGCACTGGCCTTGTATCTGGTCGCCAGGGCTGATTACCCTGTTTCCCTCGCTGTCATATACGGTATTACCGTTGGCGTCCAGTGTCTCAAGGTCGTAAGGCATCTTGATTTTAACACGATTACCCTCTGCGTCGAGAACAGGATTGCCATACTTGTCAAACTTGTCTGCATACAGGTCAGGACCGGGCTGGTTTGTATTTGGATTAATGTTGCTAAGAATGGTATTAATGGTTCCATCGATCGTGGATTCGCTGCTTATATTAAAAGGCGAGATATCCTGGTATTGCCACGAACTGTAAACATTGCCGTGTATGGTCGAGTCGCCGGCGAGCCACATTCGACCTCTGCTGGCAATGGCGTAAGTTAAAACCTCGTTGTCTTTGGTGATTGTCGAATTTATCCTGACCTGTCTGCGTACCTGCCCATCAACTCCTATTCCCTCAATCTGGATGGAATTGGCATCTCGACAAAATCTGACCTGAAAAGAAGCATTTGCCGCTCCGAAATTTATAGCGGGAGTTACAATTTCATTTTCAGTTTGTGCGGCATTGCCAGTTACCCATGGCTGGTTTTGAATCTGAGAGCAAAGTGTAGCCCATACAATATTCGCCTGGTCCTGGGTCACATAGTTTAGGCCGTTGCTCATTGATGGTATACCTGCCAAAGTCAGTGTTGTCTGCTTGATGATATATCTTCCGCATTCCAGGCCGGATTGGGCAGCTGACAGCGCCGTGTTGGCCTTGCGCTGATTACCCGTGATTTGCAAGTTGACGCCGGACAGCGAGGCCATTGAAACAGCCAGGGCACAAAAGACGAGAACAAATATCATAGATATGATAAGGATGCTTCCCCTGTTTTTGGGGTAGATTACTTTATTTACGGGTTTCATTTTCCCCCTCCGGAAAACACCCCATGCCAAATAGGCGATTTAAGTCATTATGTGTCAAATAAAGTATAAGAAGTGTTTAGCATAAAGCCCAAATAGTTGATTGAAGGATGCCGGAGATATACTGTTTTATTTTAATGTCCGATAAAAAGGGGCGTTTCGTAAGCAATTTGCCCTCTTTTGGCTGATGAAGCACATCGATAGGGGTTATTTATTAAAGTGAAACAAAGAAAGTTTTGTCAAACACAAGTCTTACTGGTTGTCTCTTGCACCGGCAAGCCAGCGGATGTCTCCGCCAGCACCTTGTACTGTTTGACAGCTAATTGCAGAAAACACGACGAAAAGCAACAGTATTATTAAGATGGCTTTTTTGACCATTTCCTTTTACTCCACGAAAGTCCTTTTTTATTTCTTATATATTTATCGTCCTAACACCGGCCAAAAAATAAACATATTAATTGGAATTTTTCATATTAACCGCTTTGCCGCATAATCAACGTTCCGAACAGATTACTATTTGATGGCAGAATGATAATTTTGCAGCGATTTTACAGTGCTTGGTTCTGTCTGGTGGGCGGCAATACCCTTTATGGCGGCAGCGGCAGCGGCTGGTGTCGTAATATAAGGAACCTTGTATTTTATAGCTGCCTTTCGGATGTAAGAATCATCGGATATACTTAACTTGCCGGCGGGGGTGTTGATGATTAGCTGAATCTCGGCGTTTTTAATTGCATCTACTATATTAGGTCTTCCCTCATGCATTTTGAGGATAAGTTCAGCTTTGATGCCTTTGTCTGCGAGGAAACGGCCAGTGCCTTCGGTGGCCTTTATTTTGAAGCCGAGTTTGGCAAAAGCCTTTGCTGTTTCGAGTATTGCAGCCTTGTCCGTGTCGACGACCGTTATTAAAACGGTGCCTTCAGAAGGCAGGATTAGGCCGGTGGCCTCCTGTGCTTTGAAGAAAGCCAGTCCGAATGAATTTGCCAGTCCCAATACTTCGCCTGTGGAGCGCATTTCCGGGCCGAGGAGTGGGTCAACGGTGTGGAACATATTAAATGGGAAGACAGCTTCTTTTACGCCGAAGTGCGGAATTTTTCTATGCTTTATGTTGAGGTCAGACAATTTTTTCCCGAGCATAAGCTGCGTGGCGATGCGCGCCATCGAAATGTTGCAGACCTTTGAGACCAGCGGGACAGTTCGCGAGGCGCGAGGGTTAGCTTCAAGGACATAAACGATGTCATTGGCAATGGCATACTGCATATTCATCAAGCCGACGACGTTTAATTTCGTTGCTATGGTTTTGGTGTATTCGCAAATAGTGTCAATGTGCTTTTGAGGAATGCTGACGGGCGGAATTACACAGGCCGAGTCACCGGAATGGATGCCGGCCAGCTCGATGTGCTCCATAACCGCGGGCACAAAAACGTCGGTACCGTCGGAGATAGCATCGGCCTCGGCTTCAATGGCGTTTTCGAGGAATTTGTCAATCAGGATGGGTCTTTCCGGTGTTATTTCGACAGCGGCTGCGACGTACCGCTGCAGCATTTCCTTGTCGTGGACAACCTCCATACCGCGTCCGCCGAGAACATAGGACGGCCGAACCATCAGTGGATAGCCGATCTGTCCGGCGATGGTAAGCGCTTCGTCGAGATTACTTGCCATACCGGATTCGGCCATAGGAATACCAAGTTTATCCATCATCTTGCGGAACCGGTCGCGGTCCTCAGCTAAATCTATGGTATCTGGTGTAGTGCCGATTATTTTTACGCCGGCCTGTTCGAGTTCTCTTGCGATATTAAGCGGTGTCTGACCGCCGAACTGAACAATGGCACCTTCGGGTTTTTCCTTTTCGTAGATACTCAAAACATCTTCAACTGTAAGCGGCTCAAAGTAAAGCTTATCGGAGGTGTCATAATCTGTTGAGACAGTTTCCGGGTTGCAGTTGACCATGATTGTTTCAAAACCTTCGTCTCGCAGAGCAAAAGCGGCGTGGACGCAGCAATAATCGAATTCGATTCCCTGGCCTATACGGTTTGGTCCGCCGCCGAGGACCATTATCTTGCGGTTTTTACTTACGCTGACACTGTCAGGTGCGTTGTAAGTTGAGAAATAATAGGCTGCATTTTCGACGCCGCTGACCGGCACCGGCTCCCAGGCCTCGACGATGCCGAGCTTTGTGCGCTGCTGGCGGATTTTATCTTCTGAAACGCCGAGCAATCTGGCAAGGTATCGGTCGGCAAAACCATCTTTTTTGGCCTGTATCACCAAGTTGTCTGGAAGCTGCTTACCCTTGTATTGGAGAATTTTCTCCTCGAGTTGGACGAGTTCAGCCATTTGTTCGATGAACCATCGTTTGATGTAAGTTTTCTCGCAAAGGGTATCGATATCAGCTCCCTTGCGAAGCGCCTCATACATAATGAACTGCCGTTCGCTTGTAGCCGTGCTCACAAGTTTCATCAGTTCATCGAGAGAGAGTTTATTGAAGTTCTTTGCAAAGCCCAGACCGTATCTGCCGATTTCGAGCGAGCGGATGGCCTTTTGGAATGCTTCCTTATAATTTTTGCCGATACTCATCACCTCGCCGACGGCCTGCATTTGTGTTCCGAGCTTGTCCTCGACGCCTTTGAACTTTTCAAAAGCCCACCGGGCAAATTTAACAACTACATAATCACCGGATGGAGTATATTTTTCGAGCGTTCCGTCTCTCCAATAGGGAATTTCATCCAGAGTCAGTCCGCCGGCGAGCATCGAGGAGACAAGGGCTATCGGAAAGCCCGTGGCTTTTGAGGCAAGCGCCGATGAACGCGAAGTTCTCGGGTTGATTTCGATTACGACTACGCGGTCGCTTTTGGGGTCGTGGGCAAACTGTATGTTTGTGCCGCCGATGACCTCGATTGCGTCAACGATGTCATAGGAGTATTTTTGCAGGCGCTTTTGCAGTTCCGGGTCGATGGTGAGCATTGGCGCGGTGCAGTATGAATCGCCTGTATGTATACCCATAGCGTCGACGTTTTCGATAAAGCAGACGGTTATCTTCTGGCTCTTCGCGTCGCGGACGACTTCCAGCTCTAATTCCTCCCATCCCAAAACGGATTCTTCGACGAGAATTTGCTTAACGAGACTTGCCGCGAGTCCCCGTCCGGCTACAGTTCGCAGCTCCTCCACATTATAGACAAGCCCGCCGCCGGTGCCGCCCATAGTATAAGCGGGGCGAATAACGACGGGATATCCCATTTTGTCGGCGATTTTTTCGGCTTCTTCCACGCTGAAGGCCAGCTCGCTTGTTGGCATATCGATGCCGAGCTTGTTCATTGTTTCTTTGAATGCGCCGCGGTCCTCGCCTCGCTTGATGGCATCGACCTGAACACCGATTACTTTGACGCCGTATTTTTTGAGCACGCCTGCATGAGCAAGTTCGGAAGACAAATTAAGCCCGCTCTGGCCTCCGAGGTTGGGCAGCAGGGCATCGGGGCGTTCGGCTTCGATGATTTTCGTCATAGTCTGGAGATTGAGCGGCTCGATATAGGTTATATCAGCCATACCAGGGTCGGTCATAATGGTAGCGGGGTTGGAATTGGCCAGGACTATCTTGTAGCCCAGCTTGCGAAGTGCCTTGCAGGCTTGTGTGCCGGAATAGTCGAATTCGCAGGCCTGGCCGATGATGATTGGACCGGAGCCTATAATCATAACTTTTTTTATGTCGTTACGCTTCGGCATCTGAAATCCTCCTGTTTTCTCAGCGTTCCATAAAAGCTACAAATTTGTGCATTCCATTAAAATTACAAATTTGTCGCGAGGGATTAAACTATAAAAAAATTGCGATGTCAAATAAGAAAAGTTTATAAAACCGGTAAGGAGGGTTAATTTTTTAAGTAATCCCGGCCTTTACGTGTAAGGAATTTTTAATTATTGTTACTATTACTATTGAAAGCAGGTATTCCGGATGACAGACGATAAATGTGAAACAACATTCAAACAATGGCTTGGTGAGCACCAGGGGCTGATTTTCAAGGTTATCCGGGCCTATGCAGACACGTTGGAAGATCAGGATGACCTGTTTCAAGAGGTTCTTTTACAGTTGTGGTTCTCAATTCCTAATTTTCAGGGGAAGGCAAAAGTGTCGACGTGGATTTACAGGGTTGCGCTGAATACAGCTTTGGTTTGGAACCGCGGTGAAAAGAAGCGTCGAAAACATAGTGTTCCGATGACAGAATTCAGCTCGCAACAGGGCGATAGTCCGGAACAATCGGAAGAAATCATCGGGCGATTATATGGGGCAATCAGGAAACTCTCGAAGGTCGATGCGTCGGTTGTCCTTATGCACCTCGATGGTCTGGCGTATGGTGAAATGGCTGAAATACTCGGCATCTCGGAAAACAATGTCGGCGTAAAATTGAATCGAGCCAAAAAACAACTGGTTCAATTATTGAAAGGGCTTGTAGATGACTTTTAACGAATTACAAAAAACCTGGCAAAAAGAAACAGGCATTTCAAAACTGACTGTCGACTCAGATTTGCTTCTTCGAGAAGTCAAGAGGAATAAAGAGCACTTTGAATCAACCATCTTCTGGCGGGATGTCCGAGAAGTGGGAGTGAGTTTTGCCCTCGCAGTATTTTTCTTGTATCAAGGTATGAAATTGAACCTGTGGTTTTTATATCTTCCTGCATTGGCGTGTATTTTTGTGGGAGTTTTTATGGTAATTGACAGGGTTATTCAAAAGAAAAAAACACCGAAACCCAGTGCTCCTTTGGCGGGCTGTATCAAAATTTCGCTTGCACAGGTTAAGCATCAGATATGGTTGCTGAGGAATGTTCTCTGGTGGTATCTGCTTCCATTAGCGGTTGGAGCAGCCTTGTTTTGGGGGCACGTAGGTTGGCGGGTCCGCAATGACAGCGGGACCGGATTGATATTCATCGGCGGATGCTTTGTCGGACTTATTATTCTTTGCACAGGTGTATATTATTTGAATCAATATGCCGTGCGGAAAGGATTGATGCCCCGAAAGCAGGAGCTTGAGGCGCTGCTGAAAAATCTCAGCAACGATAATAAAGCTACATAGTCGTAGTCATCTCTGCAAAATACGAACTGCGGGCAAATGGCAAGGAGATAACCCATTTAAAGCCGAGGTCAGTTGCTTTTTGTTTCCACCAGTCGAATTTCGCAGGCGGTATGTATTGGACAACTTCGAGCGAATTTTTCGAGGGTTTAAGGTATTGGCCGATTGTGATTCTGTCACAGCCGGCGTCCCGCAAATCTCTTAAGGCTTGCTCTACCTCGGCATCTGTTTCTCCCAAGCCGAGCATAATCGATGATTTTGTTAGGGCGTCTTTATAAGTTTGGCTGGCCGATTTAAGCAGGTCTAAGGAGCGTTGATAATTTCCGCCGAGGCGGGCTTTTCGGTATAAAGAGGGGACGGTTTCGATATTGTGCGCGAAAACAAACGGCAAAGCATCAGCCAGAATTTCGATAGCTTGCCCCTGACAATTTCGAAAGTCAGGCGTTAGTATTTCGAATTTCACGTCTGGGCATCTGTTTCTTATTTGGTTGATGCAATCGCGAAAGTGGCCTGCGCCGCCATCGGGCAGGTCATCGCGATTGACGCTGGTGATTACGAGGTATTTGGCGTTCATTTGCTCTGCCATCTCAGCTATTCTTGCCGGCTCGGTTGGGTCGGGCGGAAGGGGTTTGCCGCAGGTTACCGAGCAGAATTTACAATTCCGCGTGCAGACCTCGCCCAGAATCAGGACTGTTGCTGTGCCCCTTGACCAGCACTGGCCTCGGTTTGGACAGTTGGCATTATGGCATATTGTATTTACCTTGAGAGAGTTTAAGATTGTCTCAGTGGAATTGTATTTATCATCTGCTGGCAGAGGCCTTTTCAGCCATTCCGGCAATCTGCGCCGGCCGAGATGTCTTTTTAGAATTCCAGACAATTGGTTTTTAACTTCATCCATCGGGTGTGTGATTGCGGTTTCGTTCAGTACGGATGTCATTTTGACGTTTTCAAGACCGCAGGGTATGATGTAATCGAAGATGCTCAAATCGTTCCGGATATTTATTGCCATGCCGTGGCTGGTTACAGATTTCGACACGCGCACGCCGACCGAAGCTATTTTTTTGTCGTTTACCCATAAGCCTGGAAAACCTTTTCGCCTTTGGGTTTTGACATTCAGTTGTTCCAGCAGCTCAATGCCGATAGCTTCAAGTTTTCGGATATATTCACTGATGTCTAAGCCAAGCTCTCGCAGATTTAGAATCGGGTAAAAAACCAGCTGTCCCGGATTGTGTGCCGTTGTTCCGCCGCCTCTTCGGACATCGACAACGTCTATATTCTGTTTTTTCAGACTTTCAATGTCTGCGCAAAGCTTGTTGGCGTTTTGCCGGGCGCCGAGAGTAATGACCGGCAGGTGCTCGGTGATTAAAATGGTGTTCGATATTTCGCCATGCTGCCTTTCTTTGTGCAGTTGGTGCTGCTGCAGCAGGACGTCTCGGTAACCAGCAAGACCGCAATCGACAATACGTAAAGATGAGTTTTTAGTTTTTTCAGCTATTGTCAGCACGATGATAATATAGCAGAAAAATAAGGATAGCGGAACTTAACGTTAATTATTTTGCAATAGTGGTTTGAGCGGCGTGGAACATTCTGACGCCGCCGCGGTCGAGCTGGACAATTAAACCTTTTTCGGGATCGACGCCGATGCAGTTGCCGGTAAATTTCCTGCCGTTGTAAATGACTGTTATTCTCTGGTTCAGCAGGGTGTTTAGTTTGCGCCATCGGTCAATTATTTTTTTGCCTGTATCTTCCGCTGCTTCAAGCCAGTGGTCTAACGAGGAAAGTAGTCTCCTTGCCAGCGAGATGCGGTCGCATACCAATCGGCCTTCGATGTCGATGCTTGTCGCGGTTGTTTGCAGCTCGTCGGGGAACAAGTTTTTCTTTTGGTGGCAGTTTATTCCTATGCCTATTATATAAGCGGTGCTGCCGTTGACCTTTTTTGACTCTACCATAATGCCCGCCACTTTTTTACCATTTAAGATTATATCGTTAGGCCATTTGATTTTTGCGTGGCTGTGGGCGATTTTTCCGACGGCCTCGGCGACTGCTACGGGACAGGCCAGCGAGAGCATCTCAGGGTTGCACTTGCAGGAGGTCAGAAGAATCGAACAAAGAATACTGTCGCAGCGCCTGCTGAGCCATTTGGCGCCGGTCCTGCCCCGGCCGGCGGTTTGCTCTTCGGCGAAGATTGCAAGGCCGTCGTTGTCTTTGTTTTTCGCGTATTCGGCGGCGATGTCATTTGTGCTCGATGTGTGATTGTAGACGAGGATTTTTCTGCCGATACGCTTGGTGTTTACCTTTATTTTGTCTGGGTCGAGATGTTCGTGCGCTGGAGACATAGTTCAACTGTCAACCGCAATGTCAACGGCCCTTGCCGAGTGAGTGATTTCACCTACGGCGATTCTGTCGATGCCGCACTGGGCAATAGCGGATACATTGCTCAGCGATATATTACCGGAGGCCTCGAGTAGCGGCCTCCTGCCTTTGCGGCACATTCTGTTTCGCATATCCACGGCGTGTTTTAACTGCCACTGGCCCATATTGTCGAGTAGCACAATGTCTATGCCAGGAATCTTCAGGACGTAGTTCAGCTGGTCGTCAACGTGGTCGACTTCTACGGCGACAAATTTAGCGCCCTTTAATTTTTTTGCGCGTTCGATTATTTTTTTCAGTTTCGGGTAAAAGTTTCTGCCGAGTAGCGACAGATGGTTATCTTTAATCAGCACGGCGTCGTATAATCCGAGGCGGTGATTATGTCCGCCGCCGCAGCGGACGGCGTATTTTTCGATGGTTCGCCAGCCGGGCATTGTCTTTCGGGTGTCGTAGATTTTTGCTTTTGTCCCTTCAACAGCGCGGACAAATTTGCGAGTTGTCGTGGCTATACCGCTGAGCCGCTGCAGAAAATTGAGCATAACCCGCTCGGCGCTTAGCATGGCGCGCACCGGGCCTTTGATTGTGGCGATTTTACATCCGACATAAGCTACCTGGCCATCCTTTACAATGACCTTTAACTTAAGTCTCTTGTCGAAAGCAGCGAGGATTTCCTTGGCGATACCCATTCCGCACACCACTATTTCCTCGCGGGATATGATATTTGTTTTGGCAATAACGTTGTCTTTAAAGAGAAGCTCGCTGGTTATATCGCCGCTGCCGAGGTCTTCTTCGATTGCCATTTTGATTAGCTGGCGTGCTTCTTTGTTGTTCAGTTGTTTCATTTGAATTTTTCCCTTTGCTTTTTCGCGGCTAAAAAGCTTCTTTTCTTTTTCTTCGATTCTATGAGGGCGAATTCCGGCAGTTCTTTCAGTTCCTGCAGCTGGTCTCGCAGAAAAGCCGCCTTTTCGAAATCCAGCTCCTGTGCCGCTTCGAGCATTTCTTTCTCAATCTGGCCGGCCAGTTCTACCTTGTCATATTCACGTTCTTCGAACCGGATCGCCTCGCGGGCGGTCTTTCTTGCCTTTATCTGCTCGGTCAGACTGCTGCGAATCTCCTTTTTTATCGTTTCAGGCGTAATATTATGCTCTTTATTGAATTGTAGTTGAATTTTACGCCGTCTTTCAGTTTCGTCAATAGCTTTTTGCATCGATTTGGTGATGGTATCGGCGTATAAAAAGACGGTGGCGTTGATATTTCGTGCGGTTCTGCCGATTGTTTGTATCAGCGAAATATGACTTCGCAGGAATCCTTCTTTGTCAGCATCGAGAATTGCGACGGCTGATACCTCCGGCAAATCAAGTCCTTCCCGCAGCAGATTGATTCCGACCAGCACGTCAAATTCGCCGTTGCGAAGGTCGCGCAGGATCTCGATTCTTTCGAGCGTGTCGATTTCGCTGTGCAGGTAGCGGCATTTAAAACCTTTCTTCGTAATAAAGCCCGCTAGGTCTTCGGCCATTCTTTTTGTCAGCGTTGTAACGAGTATTCGCTCTTTGGCCTTGACCCGTTTTTCGATTTCACCGAGTAGATGCTGTACCTGATTGCCGGCCGGATGAACGAAAATTTCCGGGTCCACCAGTCCCGTTGGTCTTATGATTTGCTCGATGACCTCGTTGTTGCATTTTTCCAGCTCGAAATCGCCGGGCGTCGCGGAAACGAAAACGACCTTTGCCCATTTCTCCTGAAACTCTTCGAACCGTAAAGGTCTGTTATCCAGAGCGCTTGGCAGTCTGAATCCATGCTCAACTAAGATGTTTTTCCTGCTCCTGTCTCCGGCCCACATCGCTCGTATCTGCGGTATCGTAACGTGCGATTCGTCTATGAATAATAAAAAGTCCTTCGGGAAATAGTCAATCAGTGTATAAGGTTTGGCTCCCGGTGGCAGGCCTGCCAGGTGCCTTGCGTAATTTTCAATGCCGCTGCAGTAACCGACCTCCTGCATCATTTCAATGTCATACATCGTTCGGGCCTTCAGCCGCTGCGCTTCGAGAAGTTTGCCTTCCTGGTTGAATTGCTGAAGCCGTTCTTTCAGCTCGGCCTTTATGCTCTCTATCGCTGACTCGACCCGCTCGGCGGGCATAATGTAATGCTCAGCCGGATAGATAAAGACCTGCTCTTCAACGGCAAGGGTCTCTGCTGACGTGGGATTTATATAGCTGATTTTTTCGACGCGGTCGCCGAAAAATTCGAAGCGGATAGCGAAAGTTTCGTAAGATGGGTACAGCTCGACCACGTCGCCTCGAACGCGGAATTTACCCCTCGCGAAGTCGAAATCGTTTCTGGTGTATTGCAGATCTGCGAATCTGCCGAGAAGGTCGTTTCTGTCGATTCTGTCGCCCGTTCGCACGGCTACTACCGATGCTTTGTAGTCTTCCGGCGAACCCAAACCGAAAATGCAGGAGACGGATGCGACAATAATGCAATCGTTTCTTGTCGACAGGCTTGTAGTCGTTGAAAGCCGCAGACGGTCGAGGTCGGCGTTTTTCGAGGCGTCCTTTTCTATGTAAATATCGCGCTGCGGGATATAGGCCTCCGGCTGATAGTAATCGTAATAGCTGACGAAATATTCGACAGCATTTTCTGGAAACAGCTCCTTGAATTCCTCGTAAAGCTGGGCGGCCAGCGTCTTATTGTGCGATATGACAAGGGCCGGCCTGTCGAGTTGAGCCAGGGTCTGGGCCATTGTGAATGTCTTGCCGCTGCCCGTTACGCCCATAAGCGTCTGGAATTTCTTGCCTGCGCGCAGACCCTCTACAAGCCGCTTTATCGCTTCCGGCTGGTCACCCGCGGGACTGAACGAACTATTTAGTTTGAATATGCCCATTTGATAGTCTCAAAACAACTTATTCTACGCCCGGAAGCTGCAAAACTCAAGGAAAAGGGCGGGGTTGACATAGCTGTTTCAAACTGGGACAATCGCAGCCAAAGATAAAATCAAGGGGTAAAGTGAAATGAAAAATATAATTCTTCTTATGGTTATGGCTTGTCTGCTCTCCGGTTGCGCCGGCAAAGGACAGACACTGATGAATATCAAGACCGAAGCGGACGTCACAGCCAAACAGCCTTTGCCGGTAAAGGTAATGCCTCATGATGAGAAACCGTTGCAGATCCAGATTGTCCCGGATGAGATTATCGTTGGAGCGGTTATTGCCTCTTTGATAGCTGTTGTTGCAACAATTTTCGCTGCAATTGCAGCCTGGCGTGCCGCTGACAGTGCTAAGCGTGCTGCGAAGGAACTCTCGAAAATTTTAAAAACAAACTTGAAGAAATAAGGCGTATTGAAGGTGCGTAAGTATCAAACGGAGAGTTTGTTTGAGACGGATGACGTCCAGCAAAGCAAATGCAGTCATATTATTCGCGTGGCTTTTGAGTCTGCGGCGGATATGGAATTTGACTACCTTGTGCCGGACGAATTCTGGCCGATTGAGCCGGGGCAGCGGGTCGAGGCCCCGTTCGGCAGGGGTAATAAGCTCGAAAAAGGT encodes:
- the nadC gene encoding carboxylating nicotinate-nucleotide diphosphorylase, which codes for MKQLNNKEARQLIKMAIEEDLGSGDITSELLFKDNVIAKTNIISREEIVVCGMGIAKEILAAFDKRLKLKVIVKDGQVAYVGCKIATIKGPVRAMLSAERVMLNFLQRLSGIATTTRKFVRAVEGTKAKIYDTRKTMPGWRTIEKYAVRCGGGHNHRLGLYDAVLIKDNHLSLLGRNFYPKLKKIIERAKKLKGAKFVAVEVDHVDDQLNYVLKIPGIDIVLLDNMGQWQLKHAVDMRNRMCRKGRRPLLEASGNISLSNVSAIAQCGIDRIAVGEITHSARAVDIAVDS
- a CDS encoding biotin--[acetyl-CoA-carboxylase] ligase, whose amino-acid sequence is MSPAHEHLDPDKIKVNTKRIGRKILVYNHTSSTNDIAAEYAKNKDNDGLAIFAEEQTAGRGRTGAKWLSRRCDSILCSILLTSCKCNPEMLSLACPVAVAEAVGKIAHSHAKIKWPNDIILNGKKVAGIMVESKKVNGSTAYIIGIGINCHQKKNLFPDELQTTATSIDIEGRLVCDRISLARRLLSSLDHWLEAAEDTGKKIIDRWRKLNTLLNQRITVIYNGRKFTGNCIGVDPEKGLIVQLDRGGVRMFHAAQTTIAK
- the uvrB gene encoding excinuclease ABC subunit UvrB — its product is MGIFKLNSSFSPAGDQPEAIKRLVEGLRAGKKFQTLMGVTGSGKTFTMAQTLAQLDRPALVISHNKTLAAQLYEEFKELFPENAVEYFVSYYDYYQPEAYIPQRDIYIEKDASKNADLDRLRLSTTTSLSTRNDCIIVASVSCIFGLGSPEDYKASVVAVRTGDRIDRNDLLGRFADLQYTRNDFDFARGKFRVRGDVVELYPSYETFAIRFEFFGDRVEKISYINPTSAETLAVEEQVFIYPAEHYIMPAERVESAIESIKAELKERLQQFNQEGKLLEAQRLKARTMYDIEMMQEVGYCSGIENYARHLAGLPPGAKPYTLIDYFPKDFLLFIDESHVTIPQIRAMWAGDRSRKNILVEHGFRLPSALDNRPLRFEEFQEKWAKVVFVSATPGDFELEKCNNEVIEQIIRPTGLVDPEIFVHPAGNQVQHLLGEIEKRVKAKERILVTTLTKRMAEDLAGFITKKGFKCRYLHSEIDTLERIEILRDLRNGEFDVLVGINLLREGLDLPEVSAVAILDADKEGFLRSHISLIQTIGRTARNINATVFLYADTITKSMQKAIDETERRRKIQLQFNKEHNITPETIKKEIRSSLTEQIKARKTAREAIRFEEREYDKVELAGQIEKEMLEAAQELDFEKAAFLRDQLQELKELPEFALIESKKKKRSFLAAKKQREKFK
- the lipA gene encoding lipoyl synthase: MLTIAEKTKNSSLRIVDCGLAGYRDVLLQQHQLHKERQHGEISNTILITEHLPVITLGARQNANKLCADIESLKKQNIDVVDVRRGGGTTAHNPGQLVFYPILNLRELGLDISEYIRKLEAIGIELLEQLNVKTQRRKGFPGLWVNDKKIASVGVRVSKSVTSHGMAINIRNDLSIFDYIIPCGLENVKMTSVLNETAITHPMDEVKNQLSGILKRHLGRRRLPEWLKRPLPADDKYNSTETILNSLKVNTICHNANCPNRGQCWSRGTATVLILGEVCTRNCKFCSVTCGKPLPPDPTEPARIAEMAEQMNAKYLVITSVNRDDLPDGGAGHFRDCINQIRNRCPDVKFEILTPDFRNCQGQAIEILADALPFVFAHNIETVPSLYRKARLGGNYQRSLDLLKSASQTYKDALTKSSIMLGLGETDAEVEQALRDLRDAGCDRITIGQYLKPSKNSLEVVQYIPPAKFDWWKQKATDLGFKWVISLPFARSSYFAEMTTTM